A single window of Rhodamnia argentea isolate NSW1041297 chromosome 5, ASM2092103v1, whole genome shotgun sequence DNA harbors:
- the LOC115755189 gene encoding putative receptor-like protein kinase At3g47110 isoform X1 has product MGKQLFLILNSALLWWWSSITIPGACSRNQTDRLALVSFRNTIREDPFGVLSSWNDSTHHCEWQGVLCSQRHPGRVTSLVLISQGLGGFLSPHIGNLSFLRVMILQNNSFRGEIPPQVGNLHRLRDLTLSYNSFGGPIPSNLSCCSNLENLNLIYNQLVGGIHSNLGSLPRLKVLGLSKNSLVGLIPASIGNLSQLENLALLDNALRGEIPEQLSRLKMLKFFQLSKNKLTGEIPLGIFNISGISYFSVSLNRLRGSFPDGIGNTLPSLSVLSATSNLLTGKIPSSLTNATGFQELYLYNNRFHGPVPKNLGRLKGLYMFTLAQNQLKDDLSFISSLANCSNLEVLSMGSNLFYGSLPTSISNLSTSVQRIQMPNNQIRGTIPAALGNLFNLTFLSLKDNFLTEHVPDSIGALYSMQELDISGNMFTGEIPSLIGNMTSLYVLDLHSNNFQGYIPQSLGNCNRLTSLDLSNNNLLGSVPVEILGLSSLSILLSLAHNNLSGSLPRQVGSLINLGELDLSYNKLTGLIPASIGGCLRLERLHLEANSFLGQIPQALSPLRGLQELDLSSNIFSGPIPAFLTELSLLKYLNLSFNELEGQVPESGVFLNASIVSVSGNRQLCGGVPVLKLPLCKSPSSDKSSTTKTIVISVVTVSLSCLALLFLSIYCYRKKKQTTTGASTPLSLEHQFLRISYEELLRATDRFSESNLIGKGRYGTVYKGILDSGATVAVKVLNLMQRGASKSFVSECRTLGIIRHRNLVKILSVCSSVDFRGNDFKALIYEFMANESLEEWLHPETIGQDDERGISRNLRLVQRLNIAINIATAIEYLHKGCSLAIAHGDLKPSNVLLDNDMVARVGDFGLAKIISTMSAEAIGVQDQGSSTSTAVRGSIGYVPPEYGMGHKVSTVGDAYSYGILLLEMFTGKRPTEEAFGQHLNLHSFVRMALPNRTMDIVDLRLWSEAGDRQQESKIGDCIISVFEVGVACSMESPPDRMDMTEAIRKLCSIKASYETKERRTRM; this is encoded by the exons ATGGGGAAACAACTGTTTCTTATTCTCAACTCTGCCCTCTTGTGGTGGTGGAGCTCTATAACAATCCCTGGAGCATGCTCGCGAAACCAAACGGATCGGCTCGCGCTAGTCTCCTTCAGAAACACGATACGCGAAGACCCGTTTGGAGTCTTGAGCTCTTGGAATGACTCTACCCATCATTGTGAGTGGCAGGGGGTTTTGTGCAGTCAAAGGCATCCTGGGAGGGTCACATCCCTGGTGCTCATATCACAGGGCTTGGGAGGCTTCCTGTCTCCGCACATAGGTAACCTCTCTTTCTTGAGGGTCATGATTTTGCAGAACAACAGCTTCCGTGGCGAAATCCCACCACAAGTAGGAAACTTGCATCGGCTCCGTGATCTCACTCTTAGTTACAACTCATTTGGTGGGCCGATACCCTCCAATCTTTCATGCTGCTCGAACCTGGAGAACCTAAATCTCATATATAACCAACTTGTGGGGGGAATTCATTCCAATCTTGGCTCTTTACCAAGGCTTAAAGTCTTGGGCTTGTCTAAAAATAGTCTTGTAGGTCTCATTCCTGCATCGATCGGAAACCTCTCACAGCTAGAAAACCTCGCCCTTTTAGACAACGCATTGCGCGGAGAAATACCTGAGCAATTGTCCAGACTCAAGatgttgaaatttttccaactATCGAAAAACAAACTAACCGGCGAGATTCCGCTGGGGATTTTTAACATCTCTGGAATTAGCTACTTCAGTGTTAGTTTGAACCGTTTGCGGGGAAGCTTTCCCGATGGCATCGGCAAcactcttccttctctctctgtcCTTAGCGCCACCAGTAACCTGCTCACCGGGAAGATTCCATCATCGTTAACGAATGCCACCGGTTTTCAGGAACTTTACCTTTACAACAACCGTTTCCATGGGCCAGTACCCAAAAATCTGGGAAGGCTCAAAGGCCTTTACATGTTTACGTTGGCTCAAAACCAGTTGAAGGATGACTTgagttttatttcttctttagcTAATTGTTCCAATCTAGAAGTTCTCTCGATGGGCTCAAACTTGTTTTACGGATCGTTGCCGACATCCATCTCCAATCTCTCCACCAGCGTTCAGCGAATTCAGATGCCAAATAATCAGATCCGAGGAACTATTCCTGCAGCTCTGGGAAATCTCTTCAACTTGACTTTCTTGAGTTTAAAGGATAATTTTCTAACTGAGCACGTTCCTGATtctatcggagcactttatagcATGCAGGAACTTGATATAAGTGGAAACATGTTTACTGGAGAGATCCCATCTTTGATTGGTAACATGACATCCTTATATGTCCTTGACCTTCACTCCAACAATTTCCAAGGCTACATACCGCAAAGTCTCGGCAACTGCAACCGATTAACTAGCCTCGATCTTTCCAACAATAACCTGCTTGGCTCGGTTCCGGTTGAAATCTTGGGTCTTTCTTCCTTGTCCATCTTGCTCAGTTTAGCGCATAATAATTTAAGTGGATCTCTTCCGAGGCAAGTTGGCTCTTTAATAAATCTTGGAGAATTAGATCTATCTTACAACAAATTGACTGGCTTAATTCCGGCCTCCATAGGCGGGTGCTTGAGATTGGAACGGCTTCACTTAGAAGCTAATTCTTTTCTAGGTCAAATCCCCCAAGCTTTAAGTCCATTACGGGGCCTACAAGAGCTCGATCTTTCCAGTAATATTTTCTCGGGTCCAATCCCAGCCTTTCTCACAGAGCTTTCACTGCTCAAGTACTTGAATTTGTCCTTCAATGAACTAGAAGGACAAGTTCCGGAGAGTGGAGTTTTTCTTAATGCAAGTATCGTATCGGTTTCTGGAAATAGACAACTCTGTGGCGGTGTTCCAGTTCTGAAGCTTCCTCTTTGCAAATCTCCAAGCTCTGACAAGTCTTCTACAACCAAGACCATAGTCATATCTGTGGTAACAGTCAGTTTGTCTTGTTTGGCTTTGTTGTTCCTGTCTATCTATTGTTACCGCAAAAAGAAGCAGACGACAACCGGTGCCTCAACGCCATTGTCCTTGGAGCACCAGTTCTTGAGGATTTCTTATGAAGAACTCCTAAGAGCTACTGACAGATTTTCTGAGAGCAATTTGATTGGTAAAGGGAGATATGGCACGGTTTATAAGGGGATTCTTGATAGCGGTGCCACGGTAGCAGTGAAGGTGCTCAATCTAATGCAAAGAGGTGCTTCGAAGAGCTTTGTCTCCGAATGTCGAACTCTAGGAATCATTCGACACCGAAACCTCGTGAAGATACTAAGCGTTTGTTCAAGCGTGGACTTTCGTGGCAATGATTTCAAAGCTCTAATATACGAGTTCATGGCTAATGAAAGCTTGGAGGAGTGGCTGCACCCTGAAACTATAGGACAAGATGATGAGCGCGGCATATCAAGAAATCTGAGACTAGTGCAGAGGTTGAACATCGCCATCAACATAGCCACTGCAATTGAATATCTCCATAAGGGTTGCTCTCTAGCAATCGCCCATGGAGATCTGAAGCCAAGTAATGTACTTCTGGACAATGACATGGTGGCTCGAGTTGGAGATTTCGGGCTTGCAAAGATCATTTCAACGATGTCTGCCGAAGCCATAGGAGTGCAAGACCAGGGGAGTTCAACTTCAACCGCAGTTAGAGGATCCATTGGCTATGTGCCTCCAG AGTATGGCATGGGACATAAGGTTTCCACAGTTGGGGATGCATATAGTTACGGCATTCTATTATTGGAGATGTTCACTGGGAAGAGACCCACTGAAGAGGCCTTTGGGCAGCATCTTAATCTTCATAGCTTTGTTCGAATGGCTCTTCCAAATAGAACGATGGACATTGTAGACTTAAGGCTTTGGAGTGAAGCTGGTGATCGACAACAGGAAAGCAAGATCGGAGATTGCATAATCTCCGTATTCGAAGTTGGAGTCGCATGTTCGATGGAATCACCGCCGGATCGGATGGATATGACCGAGGCAATAAGGAAATTATGCTCGATCAAGGCGAGTTACGAAACCAAAGAGAGGAGGACACGTATGTAG
- the LOC115755189 gene encoding putative receptor-like protein kinase At3g47110 isoform X2 yields the protein MGKQLFLILNSALLWWWSSITIPGACSRNQTDRLALVSFRNTIREDPFGVLSSWNDSTHHCEWQGVLCSQRHPGRVTSLVLISQGLGGFLSPHIGNLSFLRVMILQNNSFRGEIPPQVGNLHRLRDLTLSYNSFGGPIPSNLSCCSNLENLNLIYNQLVGGIHSNLGSLPRLKVLGLSKNSLVGLIPASIGNLSQLENLALLDNALRGEIPEQLSRLKMLKFFQLSKNKLTGEIPLGIFNISGISYFSVSLNRLRGSFPDGIGNTLPSLSVLSATSNLLTGKIPSSLTNATGFQELYLYNNRFHGPVPKNLGRLKGLYMFTLAQNQLKDDLSFISSLANCSNLEVLSMGSNLFYGSLPTSISNLSTSVQRIQMPNNQIRGTIPAALGNLFNLTFLSLKDNFLTEHVPDSIGALYSMQELDISGNMFTGEIPSLIGNMTSLYVLDLHSNNFQGYIPQSLGNCNRLTSLDLSNNNLLGSVPVEILGLSSLSILLSLAHNNLSGSLPRQVGSLINLGELDLSYNKLTGLIPASIGGCLRLERLHLEANSFLGQIPQALSPLRGLQELDLSSNIFSGPIPAFLTELSLLKYLNLSFNELEGQVPESGVFLNASIVSVSGNRQLCGGVPVLKLPLCKSPSSDKSSTTKTIVISVVTVSLSCLALLFLSIYCYRKKKQTTTGASTPLSLEHQFLRISYEELLRATDRFSESNLIGKGRYGTVYKGILDSGATVAVKVLNLMQRGASKSFVSECRTLGIIRHRNLVKILSVCSSVDFRGNDFKALIYEFMANESLEEWLHPETIGQDDERGISRNLRLVQRLNIAINIATAIEYLHKGCSLAIAHGDLKPSNVLLDNDMVARVGDFGLAKIISTMSAEAIGVQDQGSSTSTAVRGSIGYVPPALPNRTMDIVDLRLWSEAGDRQQESKIGDCIISVFEVGVACSMESPPDRMDMTEAIRKLCSIKASYETKERRTRM from the exons ATGGGGAAACAACTGTTTCTTATTCTCAACTCTGCCCTCTTGTGGTGGTGGAGCTCTATAACAATCCCTGGAGCATGCTCGCGAAACCAAACGGATCGGCTCGCGCTAGTCTCCTTCAGAAACACGATACGCGAAGACCCGTTTGGAGTCTTGAGCTCTTGGAATGACTCTACCCATCATTGTGAGTGGCAGGGGGTTTTGTGCAGTCAAAGGCATCCTGGGAGGGTCACATCCCTGGTGCTCATATCACAGGGCTTGGGAGGCTTCCTGTCTCCGCACATAGGTAACCTCTCTTTCTTGAGGGTCATGATTTTGCAGAACAACAGCTTCCGTGGCGAAATCCCACCACAAGTAGGAAACTTGCATCGGCTCCGTGATCTCACTCTTAGTTACAACTCATTTGGTGGGCCGATACCCTCCAATCTTTCATGCTGCTCGAACCTGGAGAACCTAAATCTCATATATAACCAACTTGTGGGGGGAATTCATTCCAATCTTGGCTCTTTACCAAGGCTTAAAGTCTTGGGCTTGTCTAAAAATAGTCTTGTAGGTCTCATTCCTGCATCGATCGGAAACCTCTCACAGCTAGAAAACCTCGCCCTTTTAGACAACGCATTGCGCGGAGAAATACCTGAGCAATTGTCCAGACTCAAGatgttgaaatttttccaactATCGAAAAACAAACTAACCGGCGAGATTCCGCTGGGGATTTTTAACATCTCTGGAATTAGCTACTTCAGTGTTAGTTTGAACCGTTTGCGGGGAAGCTTTCCCGATGGCATCGGCAAcactcttccttctctctctgtcCTTAGCGCCACCAGTAACCTGCTCACCGGGAAGATTCCATCATCGTTAACGAATGCCACCGGTTTTCAGGAACTTTACCTTTACAACAACCGTTTCCATGGGCCAGTACCCAAAAATCTGGGAAGGCTCAAAGGCCTTTACATGTTTACGTTGGCTCAAAACCAGTTGAAGGATGACTTgagttttatttcttctttagcTAATTGTTCCAATCTAGAAGTTCTCTCGATGGGCTCAAACTTGTTTTACGGATCGTTGCCGACATCCATCTCCAATCTCTCCACCAGCGTTCAGCGAATTCAGATGCCAAATAATCAGATCCGAGGAACTATTCCTGCAGCTCTGGGAAATCTCTTCAACTTGACTTTCTTGAGTTTAAAGGATAATTTTCTAACTGAGCACGTTCCTGATtctatcggagcactttatagcATGCAGGAACTTGATATAAGTGGAAACATGTTTACTGGAGAGATCCCATCTTTGATTGGTAACATGACATCCTTATATGTCCTTGACCTTCACTCCAACAATTTCCAAGGCTACATACCGCAAAGTCTCGGCAACTGCAACCGATTAACTAGCCTCGATCTTTCCAACAATAACCTGCTTGGCTCGGTTCCGGTTGAAATCTTGGGTCTTTCTTCCTTGTCCATCTTGCTCAGTTTAGCGCATAATAATTTAAGTGGATCTCTTCCGAGGCAAGTTGGCTCTTTAATAAATCTTGGAGAATTAGATCTATCTTACAACAAATTGACTGGCTTAATTCCGGCCTCCATAGGCGGGTGCTTGAGATTGGAACGGCTTCACTTAGAAGCTAATTCTTTTCTAGGTCAAATCCCCCAAGCTTTAAGTCCATTACGGGGCCTACAAGAGCTCGATCTTTCCAGTAATATTTTCTCGGGTCCAATCCCAGCCTTTCTCACAGAGCTTTCACTGCTCAAGTACTTGAATTTGTCCTTCAATGAACTAGAAGGACAAGTTCCGGAGAGTGGAGTTTTTCTTAATGCAAGTATCGTATCGGTTTCTGGAAATAGACAACTCTGTGGCGGTGTTCCAGTTCTGAAGCTTCCTCTTTGCAAATCTCCAAGCTCTGACAAGTCTTCTACAACCAAGACCATAGTCATATCTGTGGTAACAGTCAGTTTGTCTTGTTTGGCTTTGTTGTTCCTGTCTATCTATTGTTACCGCAAAAAGAAGCAGACGACAACCGGTGCCTCAACGCCATTGTCCTTGGAGCACCAGTTCTTGAGGATTTCTTATGAAGAACTCCTAAGAGCTACTGACAGATTTTCTGAGAGCAATTTGATTGGTAAAGGGAGATATGGCACGGTTTATAAGGGGATTCTTGATAGCGGTGCCACGGTAGCAGTGAAGGTGCTCAATCTAATGCAAAGAGGTGCTTCGAAGAGCTTTGTCTCCGAATGTCGAACTCTAGGAATCATTCGACACCGAAACCTCGTGAAGATACTAAGCGTTTGTTCAAGCGTGGACTTTCGTGGCAATGATTTCAAAGCTCTAATATACGAGTTCATGGCTAATGAAAGCTTGGAGGAGTGGCTGCACCCTGAAACTATAGGACAAGATGATGAGCGCGGCATATCAAGAAATCTGAGACTAGTGCAGAGGTTGAACATCGCCATCAACATAGCCACTGCAATTGAATATCTCCATAAGGGTTGCTCTCTAGCAATCGCCCATGGAGATCTGAAGCCAAGTAATGTACTTCTGGACAATGACATGGTGGCTCGAGTTGGAGATTTCGGGCTTGCAAAGATCATTTCAACGATGTCTGCCGAAGCCATAGGAGTGCAAGACCAGGGGAGTTCAACTTCAACCGCAGTTAGAGGATCCATTGGCTATGTGCCTCCAG CTCTTCCAAATAGAACGATGGACATTGTAGACTTAAGGCTTTGGAGTGAAGCTGGTGATCGACAACAGGAAAGCAAGATCGGAGATTGCATAATCTCCGTATTCGAAGTTGGAGTCGCATGTTCGATGGAATCACCGCCGGATCGGATGGATATGACCGAGGCAATAAGGAAATTATGCTCGATCAAGGCGAGTTACGAAACCAAAGAGAGGAGGACACGTATGTAG
- the LOC115755213 gene encoding pathogenesis-related protein 1B-like — translation MNSLTVIISLIFQSTYGQNSPRDYLNSHNAARNQVGVANVTLDNTIATYAQSYASQQVGDCSLVHSNGRYGVNLAKGTGTFTSTYAVSLWVAEKQYYTYNTNDCASDHDCLHYTQIVWRESIRIGCDKVKCDNGWWYVVCNYDPPGNYERELSH, via the coding sequence ATGAATTCTCTAACTGTCATCATCTCTCTTATCTTTCAATCTACTTACGGCCAAAACTCACCCCGAGACTATCTCAACTCTCACAATGCCGCCCGAAACCAAGTTGGCGTGGCGAACGTGACATTGGACAACACCATTGCTACCTACGCCCAGAGCTATGCGAGCCAACAGGTTGGCGACTGTAGCCTCGTGCACTCTAATGGGCGCTACGGCGTGAACCTTGCCAAGGGCACAGGCACGTTCACGAGCACCTATGCTGTGAGCCTGTGGGTTGCGGAGAAGCAATACTACACTTACAACACCAATGACTGCGCAAGTGACCACGACTGCTTGCACTACACTCAGATAGTTTGGCGCGAGTCTATCCGAATCGGGTGCGATAAGGTTAAGTGTGATAATGGGTGGTGGTACGTTGTGTGCAATTACGATCCTCCGGGTAACTATGAAAGAGAACTTTCACACTAA